GTCACCTGCTCCAGCGGCAGGCCTAAAGCGTCGGCCGCCAGCAGGCTCATCGCCGTGTAAGTGCCGGTGCCGATGTCGGTGGCGGCGCTGCCCACGACCAGCCGGCCGTCGGCGTGCAGCACGGCGCGCGCGCGGGCGAACATCTGCATGGCGTCCCAGGTGCCGGTGGCCATGCCCCAGCCCACCAGCTCGCGCCCGCGGCGCATGGCGCGCGGCGCGGTCGGCCGGCGGCTCCAGCCAAAGCGCTCGGCAGCCTGCTCGTAGCAGGCGCGCAGCTCCTTGGTGGAGTAGGGCAGACCCTTGCTCGCATCGTGTTCGGCGTAGTTCTTCAGACGCAGAGCGAGCGGGTCCATGGACAGGGCACAGGCCAGCTCGTCCATGGCGATCTCCAGCGCATAGACACCGTGGGTGGCGCCGGGCGCGCGCATGTCGATGGGCGTGTACTGGTCCAGCGGCACCAGCTGATACTCCAGCCGCACGTTGTCGCAGCGGTACAGCTGGCCCGACCAGTTGACCACCACCTCCACGTAGTCCTCGAAGCGCGAGGTTTCGGCGATCGCCTCGTGCACCACGGCGCGCAGCGTGCCGTCGGCATCGGCCGCCAGTTTCACGCGCTGCCAGGTCTCGGGCCGGTGGCCGAAGGTGAATTGCTGCTGGCGCGTGAGCACCACACGCACCGAGCGTTTGAGGTGCAGCGCCGCCATCGTGGCCAGCACCAGGTTGTACTGCGGGCGCAGGCCCGAGCCGAAGGCGCCCCCAACGAAGGGGTTGCGTACCGTCACTTGGTCCTTGCCCAGGCCGAACACGCGCGAGACCAGCCAGCGGCAATTCTGCGAGCCCTGGCTCTTGTCATAGATGGTCAGGTGTCCGTCCTCGCCGTACACGACGGTAGAAGCATGCATCTCCATCGGGTTGTGGTGCTCCACGCCGCTGTAGAAGGTGGCGTCCACCTTGACAGGCGCCGCATCGAAGGCGGCGTCCGCGTCGCCGCGCGGCTTGGGCGGCGGCGAGTAGCCGGCCTTCAGGCGGCTGGGCTCGCGGGCGCGCTTCAGGTGGGCCACCAAGTTGGTTTCATGTACCTGCTCGTCATATTCGATCGCCACCAGCCGCGCCGCAGCGCGGGCGGCCTCGAAGGTCTCGGCCACGACCAGCGCCACGGGTTGGGCGCTGTAGTGCACCTGGGCGTCCAGAAAGGGCTTGAAGGGGCTGCCGCCGGGGGCCGTCATGTCCTTGTAGAACAAATCCATGGAGCGCACCTTGGGACGGTTTTCATGCGACAGCACGTCCAGCACGCCCGGCACGGCGCGGGCCGCTGCGGTGTCCATACGCACAATGCGCCCGCGCGCGATGGTGCTGTTGACCACCACGCCATAGGCCAGGCCCGCCGCGGCGTATTCGGCCGAATACAGCGCCTGGCCGGTCACCTTCAAGCGCCCGTCCACACGCGCCACGGGCATGCCGATGCGCACCTCGCCGGTGCCGGGTTCGGCCACCGGCTGCTGGCTGTCGTTGCTGCTGCTGATCATGCGCGCTGCTCCTGGAAGATATCGGCCGCCAGTTCGCCGGTGTTGGTGAGCTCGCCGGCGCGTGCCATCTCCAGCGCGCGCACGATGGCCCGGCGCGCCAGCGGAATCTTGAAGCCGTTGTAGCCGGGGCCGTTCTCGCTGCCCCAGGCACGGGCGGGCGCCAGCAGCGCATCGGCGGCGCGCTCGAAGATCTGCGTCTCGGGCGCCTGACCCTCCAGCAGGCTTTCCGCCTCCAGGTCGCGCCAGGGCTTGTGCGCCACGCCGCCCAGCGCCAGGCGGGCGTGGCGCATGCGGCCGGCCTCATCCAGCTCGAAGGCGGCGGCCACCGAAACCAGCGCAAAGGCGTACGAAGCGCGCTCGCGGATCTTCAGGTAGGTGCTGTGCTGCGCGTAGCCGCGTGCGGGCAGTTCAATGTGCGTGATGAGCTCGTCGGCCTCCAGCGTGCTGTCGCGCTGCGGCTCGTCGCCCGGCAGGCGGTGGAAGTCGGCGAACGGGATGGCGCGGGCGCCGCGTGCGGACTGCACGTGCACGGTCGCGTCCAGCGCCGCCAGCGCCACGCACATGTCTGAGGGGTGCGTGGCGATGCACGATTCGCTGGTGCCCAGGATGGCCAGTTGGCGCGCCAGGCCGGCCTTGGCCGGGCAGCCGCTGCCAGGCGCTCGCTTGTTGCACGGCACGCCCGCGTCGTAGAAGTAGTAGCAGCGCGTGCGCTGCAGCAGGTTGCCGCCATTGGTTGCCATGTTGCGCAGCTGCGGCGAGGCGGCCGCCAGCATGGCCGCCGACAGCAGCGGATAGCGCTCTCGCACCAGCGGGTGCTTGGCGGTGTCGGCGTTGCGCGCCAGCGCGCCGAGCAGCAGGCCGCCTTCAGGCGTCTCCTCGATGGCGGTCAGCGGCAGCCGCGTGATGTCCACCAGCCGCGCGGGCTGCATCACGTCTTCCTTCATCAGGTCGATCAGGTTGGTGCCGCCGGCGATGAAACGGGCGCTGTGCGAGCTGCCCAGCGGCAGGGCACCCGGACCGATGGCCGCCAGCGCCGCAGCCACGTCGGCCGCGGGGGTGTATTCGAAAGCCCTCATGGCGCCTCCCCGCCGCGCGCCGCGTCGGCCAGTGCGACCTCGGCCACGGCTTTGACGATCTGCGGGTAGGCGCCGCAGCGGCACAGGTTGCCACTCATGCGCTCGCGGATGTCGCCGTCGTGGCGCACGCCGCCCTCGTTCATCAGGCCCACCGCCGAGCACAGCTGCCCGGGCGTGCAGTAGCCGCACTGAAAGGCATCGTGGTCGATGAAGGCCTGTTGCAGCGGATGCAGGCCGTCGCCCATGGCGCCGGTCAGGGCCGGCAGACCTTCGACGGTGGTGATGTCCGCGCCGTCGTGCATCACGGCCAGGGCCAGGCAGGAGTTGATCCGCCGCCCATCCACCAGCACGGTGCAGGCGCCGCACTGGCCGTGGTCGCAGCCCTTCTTGGTGCCGGTCAGCCGCAGCCGCTCGCGCAGCAGGTCCAGCAGCGTCACCCAGCTCTGGACTTCGACCGTGCGCTGCTCGCCATTGATGCGCAGGGCAAGGGTGTGCAGGGGCAGCGCAGCGGCCTGCTCCTGTGGGGTAAAGGGATGGTGGGCCACGGCTAGCGCCTTTTTCTGACAGGTAACCCTGGGCAGTATTGGGAGCGGCCTGCATGCCGCTGTAGGACGCGGGCACCTGCTGCTGCGGGCGCGCGACGATTCGCCCAGCACGCGGCGTGCTCAGCCGCCGCCCAGCAGCTGCGGATTCATGCGCCAGACTGCCAGGGTGAGGGCACTGGCGAAGCTCACCCATAGCAGGTAGGGCAGCAGCAGCGCCGCAGCCAGCGGCCGCGCGCGCCAGAACAGCACGATGGTGACGACGATCAGCAGCCACAGCAGCGCGATGTTGGCCAGCGCCCAGCCGCCCTGGTGCCAGGCGAAGAACACCCAGCTCCACAAGGCGTTCAACGCCAGCTGCAGCACGAACGCGGTCAGCGCCGGGCGGCGAGTGGGCGTGCCGTAGGCGCGCCACACCAGCCAGGCGGCCACCGCCATCAGCAGATACAGCAGCGTCCATACCGGGCCGAACAGCCAGGCCGGCGGCGCCCAGCCCGGCTTGGCCAGCTGCGAGTAGAACGCGGGCGCCTGCGCCGAGGCGATGGCGCCGATGCCAGCGGCCGTGAAGCAGCAGACCAGCCACCCCGCAAGCGACAACAGGTGCAGGGACGAAGAGCGTGAATGCATGTGAAACTTTCTGAGGCAGAGATAGCGCCACGCGGGGCGACGGGCGGTGGGCCCGTGGGGAGTGTTCCCTGCATCCATGGCGGCCGTCGCTGCCCGAGGGGCGGCAACGGCTGTCAGCCAAGCCCGCTTTCGTCGGCGCGCAGACGGGTCGGCGCGGCACCCCGCTTTTTTGGGCAAAATCGGCCTCAAACGCAATCAGGGAAAGCGCCAGAAGCTATGACATTGGTAGCAATCATCGGGGCCACGCTGGCCGCCGGCATTGGCAGTGTGTGGATCGCTGCGGGTTTGCTGCGCCTGGGCCTGGGCGGGCGCTGGCGGGTCGGGCCGCAGCACCTGCTGAGCCTGGCGGCCGGCGCGCTGCTGGCCACAGCCTTCATGCACCTGCTGCCCGAGGCCTTCGAGGGCGGCACCAGCGTGCAGCCGCTGTTTGCCACGCTGCTGCTGGGACTGGTGTTCTTCTTCGTGCTGGAAAAAGCCGAGCTATGGCACCACGGCCACGAGCACGGCGATGTGCACCACCATGACCACGATCACGGCCAGGATCACGCCCACCACCACCATGGCGGGGGCGGCTGGGCCCTGATCACCGGCGACAGCGTGCATTGCTTTGGCGACGGCGTGCTGATCGCCTCGGCCTTCGTGGCCGACATGCGCCTAGGCGCGGTGGCCGCGCTGTCGGTGCTGGCGCATGAGGTGCCGCACCACATAGGCGACCTGGTGGTGCTGCGCCAGCGCGGCGCGGCGCGCAGCGCGGCCTTGATGAAGGTGTCGCTGGCCGGCGCGGTGTCTGCCCTGGGCGGGCTGGCCGGCTATTTCGTGGTGGACCGGTGGGAGCCGGCGCTGCCGTACTTCTTGACCATCGCCTCCAGCAGCTTCATCTACGTGGCGCTGGCCGACCTCATCCCGCAGCTGCAGCGGCGGCTGTCAGCCGCGCAGACGCTGGCGCAGATCGCCTGGCTGGCCGGGGGCATCGCGGCCGTCACGCTGGTCAGCCTGCTGGCGCACGTGCACTGAGGCTCAGTCTTCGCTCAGCGCCTCGCGCACCGCTGCCACCTGCCGGCGCGAAACGGGCAGGGGCTGCGCCAGCCCGTGCAGGCGCACGGCCCAGCCCTCGCCCTCACCGTCGCCTGCGTCGTGGCGCACCAGCGCGCGCATGGCGTGGCGCGCCACCAGGGTGTTGCGGTGCACGCGCAGGAAATGCGCGGCGTGGCGCGTCTCCAGCTCGGTCAGCGGGTCGTCGATGACGTAGCTGCGCGAGGGTGTGCGCACGGTCACGTATTTCAGCTCGGCGCGCAGGTACAGCACCTCGGCCATGGGCACACGCTCGGTCTGGCCGCGCTCGTGCACGACCAGCGCCTCGCCGGCGGCGGGTGCCGCCGGTAGCGACGACGCAGCCGCCGCAGCAGGCATGGCGCGGCGCGCCTTGGCCAGGGCCTGCTGCAGGCGCTCCAGACGCACCGGCTTGGTCAGGTAGTCCGCGGCATCCAGTTCGAAGGCGCTCAAGGCGTGGCCGGCGTGGGCCGTGACGAACACGATGGCAGGCGGCTCGGGCAGCGCCCGCAGCTGGTGGGCCAGCGCCATGCCGTCCATGCCCGGCATGTGGATGTCCAGCAGCACCACGTCCACCGCGCAGGCACCGGGCACCTGCAGCTGGCCCAGCGCCTCGGCGGCGTGCCGTGCCTCGGCCACCCGGTAGTGCGGGCCACAGTCGGCCAGCAGCCGGCGCAGGCGGCTGCGTGCCAGGGGTTCGTCGTCCACGATGAGAATGTGCATGGCAGGCAATGCGTGAGAAAACCGCGCGCATCTTAGGCCGGCAGGCCGGCGCTTTGTTACGGGGCGCCGTAGGGCTCGCGCCGCGCCAGCACCCAGAACACCCGCGACACCCAGGCGACCGCCACGGCGGCTGCCAGCGCCATCAGCCAGCGGCCCAGGCGCTCCTGGTCGTCCAGCAGGTAGGCGTTGCACAGGCGCAGGGGCGAATCCACGTACAGCTGCCCGACCACGAAGCTCATGGGCAGTACGTTGCCCAGGAAGAAGCCCTGCACCACCCGCCCCGCAGCGTGCCAGGACAGGCGCAGCGCCGCCCCCGCCAGCACCAGGGCGAGGCACTTGAGGGCTTCGGCCGCAGGGCTGCGCAGCGCCAGGTCCAGCACCCGCGGCACCATGAGCACGGCCAGCACCACCGCCACGCCCACCAGGCCGCTGATGCCGTGGGCGTTGCAGCGCGCCAGCGCCGCCCGCGCGCGCGGCGGCAGCGCGGCGGCCAGCAGCGCGCCGGCCAGCATCCACAGCGGGAACTGCAGCACCATGTGGCGCCACATGCTGGACTCCAGCAGCGCGCGCATGAAGGGCAGGGCCAGCAGCGCCAGCAGCAGCGCACCCGCCGCGCCCTGGCGGGCGCCGGTGCAGGCCAGGCGCCACTGGGCCAGGCGCGGGGCGAGCAGGCGGGCGGCGGCGCTGCTCATGGCGCGGCGCTGCGCCCCAGGTGGCGCGCGTAGTCCAGGGCCAGCTGCTGCTCGGCCATGTCGAACACGCGGCGCATGCGGCCGCTTGCGTCAAACACCAGCAGTGCGGCGTTGTGCTCGTAGTCGCCGCGCCCGTCGGGGATGACGACCACGCCCAGGCGCTGCAGCAGGGCCTGCTGCTCGCGCGCGTCGGGCACGCGCACAAAGCGCCACAGCCGCTCGTCGGCGGCCAGGCCGCTGGCGTAGCGCTGCAGCGCGGAGGGGTCGTCGCGCGCGCCGTCGAAGCTGATGGACAGCAGCCGCACTCCCGCCGGCGGGCCGGACTGGAGCGCCGCCTGCAGCTGCTGGAAGGTGCTGCCCAGCGACAGGCAGACGGTCTCGCAGTGCGTATAGAAAAAATCCACGATGGTGGCGCCGCTGCCACCGCCCCCCTGCGGGCCCAGCAGCTCGCCCAGCGTCACGCTGCGCGCGCGGCTGTCCTGCACCGCGGTGGCCGGCACGGGCACGGGGCGTAGCGCCACCTCCAGCCGGCGCGCGCCTTCATCGGTCCAGACCTGGAAGTCGTGCGTCAGCCAGGCCGCGGCGGCCCAGCCGCAGACGGCCAGCAGCGCGCTCAGAAGCGCCGTGCGCAGCACTACTGCGTGAGCGCCTGCAGCGCGGCGCCGCCCTCGAACGGCGCCCGGCGGTCGCTGGCGGCGCGCTCCTTGGCAAACAGCTCTGCCGTCATGGCCTCGGCCTTGTTGGACCAGCTGGCGCGGATGTAGCTGGCCACGCCGGCCAGCTCCGCGTCGCCGAGCTGGGCGAAGGCCGGCATGCTGCCCTGGTACTTGTTGCCGGCCACGGTGATCTCGCCCTCGATGCCGTGCAGCAGGATGTTGGCCAGCACCCGCGGCTCGCCGGCCACCCATTCCGAGCCATCCAGCGGCGGGAACACACCCGGCAGGCCCTTGCCCGTGGCCTGGTGGCAGGCGGCGCACTGCGCGGCAAAGATCGCCTTGCCATCGACAGCGGCGCCCGCTGCCGGCGCCGCCGGGCCGGCCAGGTCGGCCACGGTGCGCTGGTCGCCCAGGCGCGAGCCGGCCAGAGGCTCGGACAGGAAGATGTACAGCACGCCGAAGACCACCATGGCCAGCGTGACGCCCACTGCCAGCAGCGGCATGGGGCGGATGGCCTCCTCGGGGTCGGCGTGTTCGCGCTGCTGCGCGGGCCGGTCGTTGGACGGTTGCATGGCAGGCCCTTTCAGGATGCGGATGCCGGCGTGGCGGCAGGGGCGGCGGCGCCGGCCGCGTCGCGCGGCTCGGGCGGCAGCACGGGGTAGCTGCGGTTGAGGGCCTGCAGGTACTTCACCAGGTCCTGCGCGTCGGGCGTGGCCACCACCACCTTGCCTGCCGGCGCGTAGCCCGGCGGCAGCTTGAGCGCCTCCTCGCCCGGCTCGGCCTTGTCCTTGATGTCGAACAGATAGGGGTAGGCCGGCATGATGGAGCCGGGCACGTAGGCGCGCGGCTGGTACAGGTGGCCCAGGTGCCAGTCGCGGCTGGGCTGGCGCACGCCGATGTTCATCAGGTCGGGGCCCGTGCGCATGCTGCCCAGCAGGTGCGGGCGGTCGTAGGTGTAGTCGCCCGGCACCGTGGCGCGGCCCCAGCCGCGCTCGGCGTCGGGGCCGAAGCTCTTGTCGCGCGGCTGCTGGGTGTGGCAATACACGCAGCCGTTGGCGATATAGACGGCGCGCCCGCGCAGCTCGGCGCTGGTGTAGGGCTTGAGGCCCTCGGGCGCCGGCACGTCACGCACCTGGATATAGGGCAGCACCACCAGGGCGGCCGTGGCCAGGCCCAGGGTGACCATGGCGCCCGCGGTCAGTTTGACTTCATTTTCCATGTGCCACCTCCAGCGTGTGGGCGCCCGCGCGGAACAGCGCGGCGCCGGTGCGCGCCGGCCCGAAGCGCAGCGCCATGGCCAGGAAATGGCCGACGAAGACGATCTGGCTGGCCACCATCAGCGCGCCACCCAGGCTGCGCGACTTGAGCCAGGGCAGGGTGACGGCCACCGAGTCCATGAAGGGGCGGGCGGCGTCCAGCATGTATTCGCCCTGCAGCCAGCCGCCGATGGACAGGCCGACGAAGTAGATCAGGATGCCCACGGCCGCCAGCCAGAACTGCAGCGTGATCAGGCGCGGGTAGGGCCACTCCCAGTTCAGCACGCGCGGCATCATGAAATAGATGGCGCCGAACAGCACCATGGTCACGAAGCCGTAGGCGCCCAGGTGCGCGTGGGCCACCGTGAAGTGGGTGAAGTGCGTGATCTGGTTGATGGAGCGCAGCGCCTCAAACGAGCCCTGCACCGACGACAGCATGTACATCAGCCCGCCGAACATCATGAAGCGCAGCGTGGGCGAGCGCAGCGCCAGGCGCATGCGGCCGCGCATGGTGCCGGCCATGTTGATGGAGAACGCCGCCACCGGAATGATCATCATCATGCTCTGCACGATGGACAGGGTGACCAGCCAGCCGGGCACCGGCCCGCCCACCAGGTG
The DNA window shown above is from Pulveribacter suum and carries:
- a CDS encoding LytR/AlgR family response regulator transcription factor, whose protein sequence is MHILIVDDEPLARSRLRRLLADCGPHYRVAEARHAAEALGQLQVPGACAVDVVLLDIHMPGMDGMALAHQLRALPEPPAIVFVTAHAGHALSAFELDAADYLTKPVRLERLQQALAKARRAMPAAAAASSLPAAPAAGEALVVHERGQTERVPMAEVLYLRAELKYVTVRTPSRSYVIDDPLTELETRHAAHFLRVHRNTLVARHAMRALVRHDAGDGEGEGWAVRLHGLAQPLPVSRRQVAAVREALSED
- a CDS encoding TspO/MBR family protein, giving the protein MHSRSSSLHLLSLAGWLVCCFTAAGIGAIASAQAPAFYSQLAKPGWAPPAWLFGPVWTLLYLLMAVAAWLVWRAYGTPTRRPALTAFVLQLALNALWSWVFFAWHQGGWALANIALLWLLIVVTIVLFWRARPLAAALLLPYLLWVSFASALTLAVWRMNPQLLGGG
- a CDS encoding SCO family protein yields the protein MLRTALLSALLAVCGWAAAAWLTHDFQVWTDEGARRLEVALRPVPVPATAVQDSRARSVTLGELLGPQGGGGSGATIVDFFYTHCETVCLSLGSTFQQLQAALQSGPPAGVRLLSISFDGARDDPSALQRYASGLAADERLWRFVRVPDAREQQALLQRLGVVVIPDGRGDYEHNAALLVFDASGRMRRVFDMAEQQLALDYARHLGRSAAP
- a CDS encoding xanthine dehydrogenase family protein molybdopterin-binding subunit is translated as MISSSNDSQQPVAEPGTGEVRIGMPVARVDGRLKVTGQALYSAEYAAAGLAYGVVVNSTIARGRIVRMDTAAARAVPGVLDVLSHENRPKVRSMDLFYKDMTAPGGSPFKPFLDAQVHYSAQPVALVVAETFEAARAAARLVAIEYDEQVHETNLVAHLKRAREPSRLKAGYSPPPKPRGDADAAFDAAPVKVDATFYSGVEHHNPMEMHASTVVYGEDGHLTIYDKSQGSQNCRWLVSRVFGLGKDQVTVRNPFVGGAFGSGLRPQYNLVLATMAALHLKRSVRVVLTRQQQFTFGHRPETWQRVKLAADADGTLRAVVHEAIAETSRFEDYVEVVVNWSGQLYRCDNVRLEYQLVPLDQYTPIDMRAPGATHGVYALEIAMDELACALSMDPLALRLKNYAEHDASKGLPYSTKELRACYEQAAERFGWSRRPTAPRAMRRGRELVGWGMATGTWDAMQMFARARAVLHADGRLVVGSAATDIGTGTYTAMSLLAADALGLPLEQVTFVLGDSNLPVAPIEGGSSHMATVGSAVTGACEKIQRALWQLARKVEGGGFESASFKQVEFTGGAVRLRMRPEVALPYTQLLSLAGKSEIDVKYLLLPNVLQQKKYIRAVHSAVFCEVCVDEELGTVRVTRVVSAVAAGRIISARTARSQVSGGVVWGISQALHEETHTDHALGRFMNHNLAEYHVAANADVPDIDVIFVHEDDRIVSRIGAKGVGEIGIVGTAAAIANAIYHATGKRLRSTPMTPDKVMRDAPAQGFPVK
- a CDS encoding ZIP family metal transporter; the protein is MTLVAIIGATLAAGIGSVWIAAGLLRLGLGGRWRVGPQHLLSLAAGALLATAFMHLLPEAFEGGTSVQPLFATLLLGLVFFFVLEKAELWHHGHEHGDVHHHDHDHGQDHAHHHHGGGGWALITGDSVHCFGDGVLIASAFVADMRLGAVAALSVLAHEVPHHIGDLVVLRQRGAARSAALMKVSLAGAVSALGGLAGYFVVDRWEPALPYFLTIASSSFIYVALADLIPQLQRRLSAAQTLAQIAWLAGGIAAVTLVSLLAHVH
- a CDS encoding cbb3-type cytochrome c oxidase subunit II; the encoded protein is MENEVKLTAGAMVTLGLATAALVVLPYIQVRDVPAPEGLKPYTSAELRGRAVYIANGCVYCHTQQPRDKSFGPDAERGWGRATVPGDYTYDRPHLLGSMRTGPDLMNIGVRQPSRDWHLGHLYQPRAYVPGSIMPAYPYLFDIKDKAEPGEEALKLPPGYAPAGKVVVATPDAQDLVKYLQALNRSYPVLPPEPRDAAGAAAPAATPASAS
- a CDS encoding FAD binding domain-containing protein, which produces MRAFEYTPAADVAAALAAIGPGALPLGSSHSARFIAGGTNLIDLMKEDVMQPARLVDITRLPLTAIEETPEGGLLLGALARNADTAKHPLVRERYPLLSAAMLAAASPQLRNMATNGGNLLQRTRCYYFYDAGVPCNKRAPGSGCPAKAGLARQLAILGTSESCIATHPSDMCVALAALDATVHVQSARGARAIPFADFHRLPGDEPQRDSTLEADELITHIELPARGYAQHSTYLKIRERASYAFALVSVAAAFELDEAGRMRHARLALGGVAHKPWRDLEAESLLEGQAPETQIFERAADALLAPARAWGSENGPGYNGFKIPLARRAIVRALEMARAGELTNTGELAADIFQEQRA
- a CDS encoding (2Fe-2S)-binding protein, with the protein product MAHHPFTPQEQAAALPLHTLALRINGEQRTVEVQSWVTLLDLLRERLRLTGTKKGCDHGQCGACTVLVDGRRINSCLALAVMHDGADITTVEGLPALTGAMGDGLHPLQQAFIDHDAFQCGYCTPGQLCSAVGLMNEGGVRHDGDIRERMSGNLCRCGAYPQIVKAVAEVALADAARGGEAP
- a CDS encoding c-type cytochrome; amino-acid sequence: MQPSNDRPAQQREHADPEEAIRPMPLLAVGVTLAMVVFGVLYIFLSEPLAGSRLGDQRTVADLAGPAAPAAGAAVDGKAIFAAQCAACHQATGKGLPGVFPPLDGSEWVAGEPRVLANILLHGIEGEITVAGNKYQGSMPAFAQLGDAELAGVASYIRASWSNKAEAMTAELFAKERAASDRRAPFEGGAALQALTQ